One window of Theileria equi strain WA chromosome 2 map unlocalized gcontig_1105316255051, whole genome shotgun sequence genomic DNA carries:
- a CDS encoding protein kinase domain containing protein (encoded by transcript BEWA_044860A), giving the protein MKSGFLLSNEPKVSLLTKRDSKKDESPGHRKYRLDDLEFERNIGSGNFSQIWHVTLKSDPNTSYALKIYNIETVSNKNQVKSVQQERNALLTLNEPGNKHVIRLVDTFRDDMNVYLLYEFCKYGELWEEIKYTGIIDDDLARFYILQLIDAIEYIHARGLVHRDLKCENVAISEGNTLKIIDFGSSIYLNPDQDPDPETKADDTNKVGHHRTRRSFKHYVGTPNFMPPESISNVDSGKNRDIWSLGCLIYQMIVGRPCFYGSTPYFIYNRVKARDLRFPHHVNQDCRDLIEHLLVIDPEHRLGSNCISEIRNHKYLLEFTFRLHKCIDNIPNGDSDVSATHNESTPNIEITELMNDLSLKPNDSTISQDNHSTTKIHTEEEIKNHVQYIAEYIKGSKCIAQAKKMCKRISETMLKIEEDRESVNRKQHEKEYQENMAALGNTDTYGKYDEWVLKSLKNLMFWLYDETKQEILEEVKEADSWLKRSS; this is encoded by the exons ATGAAATCAGGATTTTTATTGTCTAATGAACCAAAGGTTTCTTTATTGACAAAGagagattccaaaaagGACGAATCTCCGGGCCATCGCAAG TATCGGTTAGATGATTTAGAGTTCGAGAGGAACATAGGATCCGGTAATTTCTCTCAGATATGGCACGTTACGTTAAAGTCGGACCCAAATACATCATACGCCCTaaaaatttacaatata GAAACTGTTAGCAACAAGAATCAAGTAAAATCGGTACAACAAGAACGAAATGCTCTATTAACCCTGAACGAGCCTGGAAATAAACATGTAATAAGGCTTGTAGATACATTTAGGGATGATATGAATGTATACCTCTTGTATGAATTCTGCAA GTACGGTGAACTTTGGGAAGAGATAAAATACACTGGAATCATTGATGATGATTTAGCCCGTTTCTATATCCTACAGCTTATAGATGCTATTGAGTATATCCATGCTCGTGGTTTGGTCCACAGGGACTTAAAATGTGAAAACGTTGCTATATCTGAAGGAAATACACTAAAAATCATAGACTTTGGATCTTCAATATATTTGAACCCGGACCAAGACCCTGATCCAGAAACAAAGGCGGATGACACAAACAAGGTTGGACATCACAGAACACGTCGTTCATTCAAGCACTATGTTGGAACACCAAATTTCATGCCTCCTGAAAGTATATCAAATGTAGACAGTGGAAAAAATAGAGATATTTGGAGCTTGGGATGTTTGATATATCAAATGATCGTAGGAAGACCCTGCTTCTATGGGTCAACTCCGTATTTTATTTACAACAGAGTAAAAGCTAGAGATTTAAGGTTTCCACATCATGTAAATCAGGACTGCAGGGACTTGATAGAGCACTTGCTAGTTATTGACCCTGAACATAGACTAGGTAGCAATTGTATATCAGAAATCCGAAACCACAAGTATTTGTTAGAGTTTACTTTTCGGCTCCACAAGTGCATAGACAATATTCCAAACGGAGATTCCGACGTATCTGCAACTCATAATGAATCTACACCAAACATTGAGATTACGGAATTAATGAACGACCTGAGCCTAAAACCCAACGACAGCACAATCTCCCAGGATAATCACAGCACTACTAAAATACACACCGAGGAGGAAATAAAAAACCATGTACAATACATCGCAGAATACATCAAAGGTTCAAAATGCATCGCACAAGCCAAGAAGATGTGCAAACGAATCAGCGAGACAATGCTGAAGATTGAGGAGGACAGAGAGTCTGTGAACAGAAAACAACATGAAAAGGAGTATCAAGAAAACATGGCAGCCCTCGGGAACACAGATACCTACGGCAAGTACGACGAATGGGTGCTTAAATCTTTAAAAAATCTAATGTTTTGGCTTTATGACGAAACCAAACAAGAAATTTTAGAAGAAGTTAAGGAAGCCGATTCATGGCTCAAGCGATCATCTTGA
- a CDS encoding conserved hypothetical protein (encoded by transcript BEWA_044870A): MYIRFVILFACLIPFGPSRAVRQEEVKGGPCNGVTQGILTFIKDHKNLESGCMVTAVLKKDTLKLLRGNEELLNIKLETITPPILIVPNSNECFVVPSESKNLLLCSANEYSRDSWWMQITKQILCNNQGALRNEIYGEASVEEQHMDLEHMFENRDNRSGINIHIDGTEEKLPQIKVHYKK; the protein is encoded by the exons ATGTATATTAGATTTGTGATATTGTTCGCGTGTCTAATCCCTTTCGGGCCATCTAGAGCTGTTCGTCAGGAAGAAGTCAAGGGCGGACCATGTAATGGAGTTACTCAAGGAATATTGACCTTTATTAAGGATCATAAG AACCTAGAAAGTGGATGTATGGTCACTGCTGTGTTAAAGAAGGACACGTTAAAGCTACTCAG AGGCAATGAAGAACTTCTTAACATAAAGTTGGAGACGATTACTCCTCCGATTCTGATTGTTCCAAACTCGAACGAATGTTTCGTGGTTCCTTCAG AATCTAAAAATCTACTTTTATG CTCCGCAAATGAATACTCGAGGGACTCTTGGTGGATGCAGATAACAAAGCAAATCCTTTGTAACAACCAAGGAGCCCTAAGGAATGAAATTTATGGCGAAGCCTCCGTGGAAGAGCAACACATG GACCTAGAACACATGTTCGAAAATAGGGATAATAGATCTGGAATAAACATACACATCGACGGAACAGAGGAGAAATTACCACAGA TCAAGGTACATTACAAAAAATAG
- a CDS encoding hypothetical protein (encoded by transcript BEWA_044880A): protein MAEDSQDAQFEEYKQQQRENFSERNGESVIHDDVYQALGEDETRANSTVDGHGLSLSCPNEGVCIWRRLTTLVSNGCSFLLKKVYSLWDFVCLRFAELTTPESVALVLLMAFLISACFFSIFAMF from the exons ATGGCGGAGGATTCACAGGATGCCCAGTTTGAGGAATACAAACAACAGCAAAGGGAAAACTTTTCCGAAAGA AATGGAGAAAGCGTAATCCACGATGATGTGTACCAAGCCTTAGGCGAAGATGAGACACG CGCAAATAGTACTGTTGACGGACATGGACTCTCCTTATCCTGCCCTAATGAGGGTGTTTG TATTTGGCGTAGACTTACAACCTTGGTGTCAAATGGTTGTTCGTTTCTCCTGAAAAAGGTCTATTCACTGTG GGACTTTGTATGTCTCCGTTTTGCGGAGCTAACTACTCCAGAATCAGTGGCGCTGGTTCTCTTGATGGCGTTTCTCATATCAGCTTGTTTCTTCTCAATATTCGCCATGTTTTAA
- a CDS encoding hypothetical protein (encoded by transcript BEWA_044890A), with amino-acid sequence MCNKYYVLSCWCKYVFCLCRYLAYNMYNCESLFDKLLQNGSNGNSTQNFVEQTYLNEDLVKHEPLDNVEHSKYHTFAQGSDIKSENGYKYNNLTQNRAMNYGDHTHDSYSQDSNYSSNDSLGNTDFTHNEKLRPSEGALDTNALSQGIYDTQGTCKDEEDDDTTYMGFNSKDESAMYGMNPIGYHTHLDQNALNDFSQAYGRKDMESDTYLPIANIGRLMKSVLPPNAKIAKQAKDMIRECVTEFILFISSEASELCSLERRKTLTGEDILLAMNRLGFEHYDKPLKLYHSKWREMKDQGVSVAQCTSFRY; translated from the exons ATGTGCAATAAATATTACGTATTAAGCTGCTGGTGTAAATACGTTTTTTGTTTATGCAGATATTTAGCGTATAACATGTATAATTGTGAATCATTATTTGACAAGTTGTTACAAAATGGTAGTAACGGTAATAGTACACAGAATTTTGTCGAACAAACTTACTTGAATGAAGATTTAGTTAAACATGAACCTCTAGATAATGTAGAGCATAGTAAATACCATACGTTTGCGCAAGGTAGCGACATTAAATCTGAAAATGGTTATAAATACAATAATCTCACACAAAACAGAGCAATGAACTATGGAGACCATACCCATGATTCATATTCTCAAG ATAGTAACTACTCGTCAAATGACAGTTTGGGCAATACAGACTTTACACACAATGAAAAGCTGAGGCCATCTGAAGGAGCTTTAGATACAAATGCCCTGTCCCAAGGTATATACGATACACAAGGTACTTGTAAGGATGAGGAAGACGACGATACAACATATATGGGCTTTAATTCCAAAGACGAAAGTGCAATGTATGGCATGAATCCAATAGGCTACCATACTCACTTGGATCAAAATGCGCTCAACGATTTTTCACAGGCGTACGGCAGAAAGGATATGGAAAGTGACAC GTACCTTCCAATTGCCAACATTGGTAGACTTATGAAGAGCGTATTGCCTCCAAATGCTAAAATTGCTAAACAAGCAAAGGATATGATCCGAGAATGTGTTACAGAGTTCATACTCTTTATATCTAGCGAG GCGTCTGAACTCTGTTCTTTGGAACGTAGAAAGACGTTGACCGGTGAAGATATTCTGCTTGCGATGAACCGTTTAGGATTCGAACATTATGACAAACCGCTAAAGCTCTATCACTCAAAATGGCGCGAAATGAAGGACCAAGGTGTTAGTGTTGCACAATGTACCAGTTTTAGGtattga
- a CDS encoding hypothetical protein (encoded by transcript BEWA_044900A), with translation MFGGTYESPLGTLKEDAYMVFDKCKYILGGSCYSNSAQKLLKWDFAGPFFISVLFPLTVYFPRATYEVERQNEACVALFLFIWILPFLCGINASLLGSFV, from the exons ATGTTTGGTGGAACATACGAATCCCCTTTGGGGACACTG AAGGAAGACGCATATATGGTATTCGACAAATGTAAATACATTTTAGGAGGATCGTGTTATAGTAACAGTGCGCAAAAGTTGCTTAAAT GGGACTTTGCAGGGCCTTTCTTTATCTCGGTTCTCTTTCCATT AACAGTCTATTTCCCGCGCGCTACATACGAAGTTGAAAGGCAAAATGAGGCTTGCGTTGCGCTATTCCTATTCATTTGGATTTTACCGTTCCTCTGTGGTATAAATGCCTCCCTTTTGGGATCGTTTGTGTAA
- a CDS encoding gpi-anchor transamidase, putative (encoded by transcript BEWA_044910A) has translation MNMYLYCIFIICTLISVKCRNIVQSDFIAGVSTVVGPDTYGVLQDYKDVYARWDEYDVSGLTLTTSKGISGTKRSTHRDGDSTEGQEALNGFSVDISKYRSFIKSLNDLENEIHTKYRRVNSTFMSTSRFYYNYRHSGNVFAVMSSLLKFGNLSNNDTQVVVPETCLCHPTNTAMGRLYVNSSVNKSEYKGKLANDSTNVFLENTKVTFKGHLVSKDSFRYLVTNRFPKKYPNSYKTYTSDDFARFIYVTGHGGDSYLQFQAKTFISSAEYGLYHLELGIKEPKLPVLSILDTCQASTMYEKVDKGTKLAWIASSIRGESSYSHNPNHFISVSTVDKFTFILQNHLRNVMQGIMTGSKASVSRFSLHQLLRTYQRENPKDKLEYEVHNSMGKGGNSDQTTENPEDTDAEKNLFIKYSRWIKGTLSQLSTAYTFSMSTNRRSKDGISVNYGKDKKKTEKLYLGQFAFNYRKLYYNSIPFPYGGGINTESQKLHERVAMDTHEKYRGSMNASTDKLHAKRMAKHGLIVDIEDNILQNYRLAASVMAALYILCTLTRN, from the exons ATGAATATGTATTTGTACTGTATATTTATCATATGTACTTTAATATCCGTAAAATGCAGAAATATTGTGCAAAGTGACTTCATCGCAGGTGTATCTACAGTCGTTGGTCCGGATACCTACGGAGTTCTTCAGGACTATAAAGATGTGTATGCGAGATGGGATGAATATGATGTATCTGGTCTTACTTTGACCACAAGTAAGGGAATTAGTGGTACCAAACGCTCTACACATCGTGATGGTGACTCTACTGAGGGGCAAGAAGCTTTAAACGGATTTTCTGTGGACATATCAAAGTATAGGTCATTCATAAAATCTCTAAATGACCTGGAAAATGAAATTCATACAAAATATAGGCGGGTTAATTCCACCTTTATGAGTACATCCAGGTTTTACTACAACTATAGACACTCTGGAAATGTTTTTGCGGTAATGTCATCCCTTTTGAAGTTTGGAAATCTCTCAAATAATGATACACAGGTCGTTGTTCCGGAAACATGTCTGTGTCATCCCACCAACACAGCTATGG GTCGTCTGTACGTGAACTCAAGTGTAAACAAGTCAGAGTACAAGGGTAAATTGGCTAACGACAGTACAAACGTATTCCTCGAGAATACCAAGGTCACATTCAAAGGGCATTTAGTCAGCAAGGACAGCTTCAGATATCTTGTTACAAATAGGTTTCCAAAGAAATATCCTAATTCTTACAAGACTTATACGTCAG ATGACTTTGCAAGATTTATTTATGTTACTGGTCATGGAGGTGATTCCTACCTACAATTTCAAGCAAAAACATTCATATCATCTGCTGAGTATGGATTGTATCATCTAGAATTGGGAATAAAGGAACCTAAATTACCCGTACTTAGCATATTAGATACCTGCCAAGCATCGACAATGTATGAAAAAGTTGACAAGGGCACAAAACTGGCGTGGATTGCTTCTAGCATACGTGGAGaatcatcatattcacaCAATCCAAACCATTTTATTTCTGTATCTACTGTGGATAAGTTCACCTTTATCCTACAAAATCACTTGAGGAATGTAATGCAAGGAATCATGACTGGAAGCAAGGCTTCGGTATCCAGATTTTCTCTACACCAACTTTTGAGGACATACCAAAGAGAGAATCCCAAGGATAAATTGGAATATGAAGTACACAATAGCATGGGCAAAGGTGGTAATTCTGATCAAACAACAGAAAACCCAGAGGATACCGACGCAGAGAAGAATTTGTTCATAAAGTATTCAAGGTGGATAAAGGGCACACTGTCCCAGCTAAGCACTGcttacacattttctaTGAGCACCAATCGCCGATCCAAGGATGGTATTTCAGTGAATTATGGAAAGGACAAGAAAAAAACTGAGAAACTTTACCTGGGACAGTTCGCATTCAACTACAGAAAGTTGTATTATAACAGTATCCCATTCCCGTATGGTGGAGGGATTAACACGGAATCGCAAAAATTACACGAGCGGGTAGCCATGGACACACACGAAAAGTATAGAGGATCAATGAACGCATCCACTGACAAACTACACGCTAAAAGGATGGCCAAACATGGTCTAATCGTAGATATTGAGGACAATATCCTTCAAAATTACAGATTAGCTGCATCAGTAATGGCTGCGCTATATATACTGTGCACGCTTACCCGTAATTGA
- a CDS encoding conserved hypothetical protein (encoded by transcript BEWA_044920A): protein MSVEGGSLLASIVELMTLKNRNDDLFINGVSRVVFGRSNGTWSQLIKGLNARRIVDIVNNVDNLHLFAKKYLCGAQLLTSPRAVSNYLKVCITFSINEIAGEILHSDPIKWVIPLVQHIYHANSFNHLQSESDNSLLTSLHAYMGYTQNGLLPRIKECFENLHNTPYGTEVHGYVLLSSFATEYFGELYKFQSDANSERVKSEATTFLNSKAIEIFAALYMKLHLIHIGENINPLNQRSLQDMRTIFINLLGACWSISQGNKRDVWMANLFKTLRQIQLTVMLSTVRETTSLKQVAYKDIKNSSIVENKVEFLMNQGPSTDKDQVDASCALDIQGFAGEIGATVYNACGETIHNLQESYDYLKTKAYKLFRDQCKGTPPEPSGHKHVIYNKEIKQEVDENTLPINVKYIGQTETDDETAYVTIPLSKVGNKRFNYRTVLKRNDEEVVELAINSVKKEHPVLCFKVPTKF, encoded by the exons ATGTCCGTCGAGGGCGGCTCCCTGTTGGCATCCATCGTGGAACTCATGACTCTCAAAAATCGCAATGATGATCTTTTCATAAACGGGGTGTCTAGAGTTGTTTTTGGTCGTAGCAATGGTACCTGGTCACAGCTTATTAAAGGGCTTAACGCAAGAAGAATTGTGGATATTGTAAACAATGTAGACAATCTTCACCTGTTTGCCAAAAAGTATCTTTGCGGAGCTCAATTGCTAACATCTCCCAGAGCTGTTTCAAACTATCTAAAGGTCTGTATCACATTTTCAATCAATGAAATCGCGGGGGAAATTTTGCACAGCGATCCAATCAAATGGGTCATCCCTTTGGTGCAACATATTTATCATGCAAATAGCTTTAACCATCTGCAATCTGAGTCTGACAATTCACTTTTGACAAGCCTTCATGCCTACATGGGTTATACAC AAAATGGACTATTACCCCGAATCAAGGAATGttttgagaatctccacAACACACCATAC GGAACTGAGGTGCACGGTTATGTATTGCTGAGTTCATTCGCAACAGAGTACTTTGGTGAACTCTATAAG TTTCAGTCTGATGCAAATTCTGAACGTGTAAAGAGTGAGGCCACAACGTTTTTAAATAGCAAGGCCATTGAAATATTTGCGGCGCTATATATGAAGCTTCATTTAATCCATAttggtgaaaatataaatccATTGAATCAAAGAAGTCTACAAGATATGAGGACAATATTCATAAATCTGCTAGGTGCTTGTTGGTCAATATCGCAAGGCAATAAACGTGATGTCTGGATGGCAAACTTATTTAAAACTTTGAGACAAATCCAGCTAACAGTTATGTTGTCAACTGTTAGAGAGACCACCAGTTTGAAACAGGTGGCATATAaagatataaaaaataGTTCAATCGTCGAGAATAAGGTCGAATTCTTGATGAATCAGGGGCCTAGTACAGACAAAGATCAAGTAGATGCATCTTGTGCCCTTGATATACAGGGATTCGCAGGCGAAATAGGTGCTACTGTTTACAACGCTTGCGGAGAAACCATACACAACCTACAAGAATCCTACGATTATTTGAAGACAAAGGCCTACAAGTTGTTTAGAGACCAATGTAAAGGAACACCTCCGGAACCATCCGGTCACAAACACGTCATATATAACAAGGAAATAAAACAGGAGGTTGACGAGAATACACTTCCAattaatgtaaaatatatcGGACAAACAGAAACTGATGATGAAACCGCTTATGTTACCATACCTCTAAGCAAAGTGGGAAACAAACGATTTAATTATCGTACAGTTCTAAAAAGGAACGACGAAGAAGTTGTGGAACTCGCAATAAATAGTGTTAAGAAGGAACATCCGGTGTTATGTTTCAAGGTTCCAACTAAATTTTAA
- a CDS encoding conserved hypothetical protein (encoded by transcript BEWA_044930A) encodes MIFSVKRVIAIHSCKGGVGKSTIAASLGLHLASKDFKIGLCDLDICGPSLSELLSVDKTPVCWSSHKGVEKNARIEYDANTDDMDIFSTTDTTKCECNIDSKSKNVQDTTKIDMPSCECSHEESTQMASDSTNGSGIQLLEPKTVYGMRIMSSEFLLSKGNPGYSAYRGPIIDQLCYEMVYRTNWGNLDFLVLDLPPGTSDVIISLVENITISGAIIVTTPHVLSYNDVIRGLRLFRDLDIPILSMVENMSFYKCDSCSSEKYIFGKSKVEAICKENMIDNFVKIPLIGTPDLEKVADEPMDPVTTNATYTPSLKNIQMINDYHDYASVQKAFDKIVDHLKNTASFIYKTNYQLNRKNLTDPNLSCKVREDLTGRL; translated from the exons ATGATATTCAGTGTGAAAAGAGTTATTGCTATTCACAGTTGTAAAGGTGGAGTCGGGAAGTCCACTATCGCAGCCTCTCTTGGTCTACATTTAGCTTCCAAGGACTTTAAAATCGGACTTTGCGACCTAGACATCTGTGGGCCAAGTCTTTCTGAACTTTTGTCAGTAGACAAAACTCCAGTTTGCTGGTCAAGTCATAAAGGTGTCGAAAAAAATGCAAGGATCGAATACGATGCGAATACAGATGATATGGACATTTTTTCGACTACAGATACTACAAAATGTGAATGTAATATAGATTCtaaatccaaaaatgtacaagatACCACCAAAATAGACATGCCAAGCTGCGAATGTAGCCATGAGGAATCTACGCAAATGGCATCAGATTCTACAAACGGTAGTGGAATACAACTTTTAGAACCAAAAACTGTCTACGGTATGAGAATAATGTCATCAGAGTTCCTCCTTTCCAAAGGGAATCCG GGATATTCTGCTTATAGAGGACCAATTATAGATCAGTTGTGTTATGAAATGGTCTATAGAACGAATTGGGGTAACCTAGACTTCTTGGTATTAGACCTACCACCTGGAACTAGTGATGTGATTATAAGCCTAGTGGAAAACATAACCATAAGCGGGGCTATAATAGTGACAACTCCGCATGTACTTAG TTATAATGATGTGATAAGGGGATTGAGATTATTCAGAGATTTGGATATTCCAATTCTGAGTATGGTGGAAAATATGTCATTTTACAAGTGTGATTCGTGCTCCTCTGAAAAGTATATTTTTGGGAAATCAAAAGTGGAGGCTATTTGTAAAGAAAATATGATCGATaactttgtaaaaattCCTCTAATTGGTACTCcagatttggaaaaggtaGCAGATGAACCTATGGACCCTGTAACTACAAATGCTACCTATACACCGTCGctcaaaaatattcaaatgATTAATGACTATCACGACTACGCTTCCGTTCAAAAAGCTTTTGATAAAATCGTTGACCACCTCAAAAATACAGCCTCTTTTATTTACAAAACAAACTACCAATTGAACAG GAAAAACTTAACCGATCCTAATTTGTCATGTAAG GTTCGGGAGGATTTGACTGGTAGACTGTAA
- a CDS encoding choline/ethanolamine kinase, putative (encoded by transcript BEWA_044940A), translating to MANSGSCAGSEERTMEGKVSLDDKKDFSSAESDADLYIENESELKDLCIKNMAFGNKLTPNDIHITRLGHAMTNHVYKVKIARCDPSMPLNLILKISTPYTSTIYDKGLQDEVSEVLGSARCGPRILSNFSCGMIQEYIDGHPLDFDLCLNISTLTSIASEVGKFHRRATAAAPSHWNRTPILWRKIDGWIPIARRMVSDNSLDIDIEGIAECCNSFRKILDNHIKLSNSPSNTILFCHNDLCGKNIIRTAHGIRLIDFDYSGFNYAGSDIAKFFSEISTRYHGVYPYVSIYDSLDVDHEIKVMFISIYLSEVLGKNVPPSDKLVEEFITSLQIHILGITLFWCLWGITMAERPESELSVEKDAFLHCARYRYKYYKDNARKLLEAGIIPGSLENQ from the exons ATGGCAAACAGTGGCTCTTGTGCAGGTAGTGAAGAGCGGACGATGGAAGGGAAAGTTTCTCTGGATGATAAAAAAGACTTTTCGTCGGCAGAGTCGGATGCTGATTTGtatattgaaaatgaatCTGAATTGAAGGATCTGTGTATAAAGAACATGGCATTTGGGAACAAATTGACCCCAAATGATATACACATTACACGTCTAGGACATGCTATGACTAATCATGTATACAAGGTCAAAATCGCAAGATGTGATCCCTCCATGCCACTAAACTTGATACTGAAGATATCCACTCCGTATACTTCTACCATATATGACAAAGGTCTGCAGGATGAAGTCTCAGAGGTACTGGGAAGTGCTCGCTGTGGCCCTAGgattttatcaaatttcAGCTGTGGAATGATTCAAGAATATATAGATGGGCACCCGTTGGACTTTGATCTGTGTTTGAACATCTCTACCCTCACTTCTATAGCATCCGAAGTGGGCAAATTTCATAGGAGAGCTACTGCGGCTGCACCTTCTCATTGGAATAGGACACCAATTCTCTGGAGAAAAATAGATGGCTGGATTCCAATTGCAAGGCGTATGGTTTCGGATAACTCTCTAGATATCGACATCGAAGGGATCGCTGAGTGTTGTAATTCGTTCCGtaaaattttggataatCACATCAAATTATCCAATTCACCCTCAAATACAATTCTGTTTTGTCATAATGACCTATGTGGTAAAAATATCATAAGAACTGCCCACGGAATTCGCCTAATAGATTTTGACTATTCCGGTTTCAACTATGCTGGTTCTGACATCGCAAAATTTTTCTCTGAAATATCCACACGGTATCATGGTGTGTATCCATATGTATCTATCTATGACTCACTTGATGTTGATCATGAAataaaagttatgtttataaGTATTTATCTTTCTGAAGTTCTGGGAAAAAATGTACCTCCATCAGACAAACTTGTTGAGGAATTTATAACATCCTTGCAAATACACATCCTTGGTATAACACTTTTTTGGTGTCTATGGGGAATTACAAT GGCCGAGAGACCTGAATCTGAATTATCTGTTGAGAAGGACGCTTTCCTACATTGTGCAAGATACAGGTACAAGTATTACAAGGACAACGCTCGGAAGCTTTTAGAAGCTGGGATTATACCCGGAAGTCTGGAAAACCAATGA
- a CDS encoding hypothetical protein (encoded by transcript BEWA_044950A), with protein MATMDNIIDVRVELDKIPKKEEGGILTYGGMRYTFTVISGENEAILPGYRWFIHSVKEKNIWEEGMTALCNVFCDRRDTGLTEIFEFSTDIYVYYQANNYPRGPLFLRFAPFVDEELFDRREFCHTNKEEILNYQRKERYYCRNKDGKWTGYRSKDSEHISTKNILRILEAITDNGYFSYEDHPDMNMEIYDNSRYLRSIVRYRKTQAEVENGFVGATGADIRHVAVEIPGGTHNSDLGWKIGLSLLMVFVALAAIFYAIFNRRAIGILNK; from the coding sequence ATGGCTACGATGGACAATATTATTGATGTTAGAGTGGAACTTGATAAAATTCCTAAGAAAGAAGAAGGTGGAATCCTAACTTACGGTGGTATGCGCTATACATTTACCGTAATTAGCGGCGAAAATGAAGCTATTTTACCGGGATACAGATGGTTTATCCACTCGGTTAAAGAAAAGAATATATGGGAAGAAGGTATGACAGCACTTTGTAACGTCTTTTGTGATCGCCGGGATACAGGTCTGACCGAGATTTTTGAGTTTAGTACCGATATTTACGTTTATTATCAAGCCAACAACTATCCCAGAGGACCTCTGTTCCTACGGTTTGCACCGTTTGTAGATGAAGAACTCTTTGATAGACGGGAATTTTGTCATACAaacaaagaagaaatattGAATTACCAAAGGAAAGAAAGGTACTATTGCAGaaataaggatggaaagtggACTGGGTATCGATCTAAGGATTCAGAACATATAAGTACTAAAAACATCTTAAGAATCTTGGAGGCAATTACAGATAATGGATATTTCAGCTATGAAGATCATCCCGATATGAACATGGAGATCTATGACAACTCTAGATATTTGCGGAGTATAGTAAGGTACAGAAAGACTCAAGCTGAAGTGGAGAATGGATTTGTAGGTGCAACAGGAGCAGATATAAGGCATGTAGCTGTTGAGATCCCCGGAGGTACCCACAATTCAGACCTGGGATGGAAGATAGGACTTAGTCTACTAATGGTATTTGTCGCACTAGCGGCTATCTTTTATGCCATCTTTAATAGACGAGCCATAGGAATCCTGAACAAGTAG